A part of Acropora palmata chromosome 6, jaAcrPala1.3, whole genome shotgun sequence genomic DNA contains:
- the LOC141885174 gene encoding pyroglutamylated RF-amide peptide receptor-like, translating into MGSVAVTTLLSMLVLMDIVGNSLVCAIIRNYRNMRIPINFLIFNLATADILFALFITPKLIVSLYVKHPDGPAGTVLCKLLTGGIFAWVSAVSSICTLLAIAIERYYTVIYPHGDRWKLTKRKVKIIITASWLFSLVFISPMFLGMKVTNGICVDTWTGLEWIPKVMTSAVNVVVFGPLLVMVALYSRVVHTLWFKSNDGNQISNQQKGVIRVRKRVTLMLAVVSGIFAICWGTIQVLYSLLHYTSYEISPVVVAISNTMVLFNSAVNPFVYALSSQNFREKVKGMICKTVVHPTGEGQSIDPNTTPQSVFSTINVDTVL; encoded by the exons ATGGGTAGCGTGGCAGTGACAACCTTGCTCTCCATGCTCGTTTTGATGGATATCGTTGGAAATTCTCTCGTCTGTGCGATTATAAGGAACTATCGAAATATGAG GATTCCCATAAATTTTTTAATCTTCAACTTGGCTACAGCCGACATATTGTTCGCTTTGTTCATCACACCTAAACTGATCGTGAGCCTCTATGTAAAGCACCCAGACGGTCCAGCTGGTACAGTTCTTTGCAAGTTGTTAACGGGTGGAATCTTTGCATGGGTGTCAGCAGTGTCCTCAATTTGTACTCTGCTTGCAATCGCCATTGAGCGATATTATACGGTGATATATCCACATGGTGACAGATGGAAACTTACCAAACGTAAAGTGAAG ATCATTATAACTGCATCTTGGCTCTTCTCATTGGTGTTCATCAGCCCGATGTTCTTGGGCATGAAGGTAACCAACGGTATCTGCGTGGATACGTGGACTGGATTAGAGTGGATTCCAAAAGTTATGACCTCAGCCGTCAATGTCGTAGTATTTGGTCCTTTACTGGTAATGGTCGCTCTGTACTCAAGAGTGGTGCACACCTTATGGTTCAAAAGCAACGATGGGAATCAAATCAGCAATCAACAAAAA gGTGTGATAAGAGTTCGGAAGCGAGTCACCTTGATGTTAGCTGTTGTTAGTGGAATATTCGCAATCTGTTGGGGCACCATCCAAGTTTTGTACAGCTTACTTCATTATACGTCCTACGAAATAAGCCCTGTCGTTGTGGCCATTTCTAACACGATGGTTTTGTTCAATTCCGCCGTCAACCCTTTTGTTTACGCTCTGTCCAGCCAAAACTTCAGGGAGAAAGTGAAGGGAATGATATGTAAAACCGTGGTTCATCCAACAGGGGAGGGTCAAAGCATCGATCCCAACACAACCCCACAGTCGGTGTTCAGTACCATCAATGTCGATACCGTGCTGTAA